In the genome of Cryptomeria japonica chromosome 8, Sugi_1.0, whole genome shotgun sequence, one region contains:
- the LOC131048749 gene encoding pathogenesis-related protein PR-4-like translates to MASKVVIRIALCFFLASILFVNGETFTTSTPYDSAGRHYDLDGLFCATFDSNQTLEFRSKYLWTAYCDQAGQPMEPSLCGTCIQVTNDSTGQNVIVRIVDKCQNGGLVLETDAFNAIDKDGKGKHYGHMLTTYKFVGC, encoded by the exons ATGGCTTCCAAGGTTGTGATTCGGATTGCTCTATGCTTCTTTCTGGCTTCCATTCTCTTTGTTAATGGTGAGACGTTTACCACGTCCACTCCGTATGACTCTGCTGGTCGTCATTACGACCTTGATGGCCTATTTTGTGCTACATTTGACTCCAATCAGACCCTAGAGTTTCGTAGCAAATACCTTTGGACTGCGTATTGTGACCAAGCCGGTCAGCCCATGGAACCTTCCCTCTGCGGCACCTGCATCCAA GTGACAAATGATTCGACTGGTCAAAATGTGATTGTACGAATTGTGGACAAGTGCCAAAATGGAGGACTGGTTTTAGAAACTGATGCTTTTAATGCAATTGATAAGGATGGGAAAGGAAAGCATTACGGCCATATGCTTACCACCTACAAGTTCGTGGGCTGTTAG